A stretch of DNA from Drosophila virilis strain 15010-1051.87 chromosome 5, Dvir_AGI_RSII-ME, whole genome shotgun sequence:
tgtttttttttgtttttgtttttataatctttctatatgtatatatatatatattttacatgctAAATTTAGCTTAGATATAAAATACGTAAGTTCATATGCTACGACGGAAGCTTTTATTTACAGgtaaataagaaaagaaaagtcaaaaaagaaacagcaacaaaagggtactaaaaaatatatataaaaaatatgctcGCTGTTTGTATATGGACTACGTTgcattcaaaaatataaataaggaaaataactaaaataaattaataaatggcTATGCGTTGGtatgttttattgttgtctGTTGGACACACATCGACTGCATGGTTTATACGTATAAAATATAAGCAAATTTCTTGTTTAGGAATATTGTTTAGCATTTCAGTCAGCAgcttaagaaataaaattaatattcaattataaaaaattgcggCAAACTCAAGATATTCAAATACatcaaatatacttatatacaacCTCTTGCAATTGGCAAACTAATTGCttacaaaaactaaactaaactaaaactaattttcaactaatttgcagtattattatttgttttcttgtttcaaatatgttattatgtgtgtgtgtctgtgtgtgttctATGAcgcatacaaatttttaattataaattacaaTACAATTTTTGTGAACTTCTCActcgatttgttttttttttttctttctgtttgtttttgccataaatatgcataatgcGTTTTAGCTCTCAAACAAAATGTGACTGGGGCCGGGGCCCTAAACAAGACATATCCGTATTCACAAGCTGCAATGAATGATCGATAACTTCGGCCTTGGGCAAGCTTTGAGCCTGCAGCCGTGCGACACCCTCCAGCGGTAAATTCACACAAACAGTCAGCCTGTGTTTAACATCATGTGCTATGCTGCTCTAACAACTGATTTCGGAatgattgttgttgtccttgtaaCGCTCCGCATAGCCTTGTATGGTGAAGGGTGAATCATTTGCACTGGCGCCGCCTGCCGCTGTCTCTCCATTGATAATCGCTCCATTGCCAGTGGGCAGGCTGCCATTCAGTTTGCTGCACTCCCGCTCCTGTTCGCCCTTCAGCTGCACCTGTACATTGGCATAGGACTGTTTGGCGATGCCATTGGCAGCAACACCAAgagcaacaccaacagcagcaccaccagtGGGACCAGTAGCACCATTGTGTGCACCACCGTTAGTCAGGCTCTTGGTCAAAGCCGCCGGATCTAGCGTGATGCCGTCCAATTGTGAGGCAAACGACAGCGGCGGTTGTATGGTCGTCGGCGTCGGCTGCGGTGTATCCAAGCTAATCAACTTCGCTTCATCGCTGTGCGTGGGCGAGCGTAGTATGGGCGTGGCCGTGGCAGAGGCAGCCATGGATGCGACAGCTGCAGCCGCTTGCAGATTGCGTTGCGAGTCGCCGCTGGCCATCGTTGTAATGGCGCCGGCGCTGAGCAGCGGCTGATCGCTCTTCGAATTGGGTAGTATGAAGGAGGTTTCCCAGCAatcgctgccgccgccgttaAGCGCAGCGGCACCCTCTAGATGTTCCGGCATTGGGGGTGGCTTGGGTGCGGCGGGCGAGGTGACAGCTGGCGGCGTGCAGGTGTTTTGCTGGCGCTGAACAGTGGGTGCATAGGAGCCACCAACACCACCGGGTGCATGTGGCATGCCGTTGCCGGGCAGCGGCACTAGATAGTCCGGCACAGCCAGGCAAAACTCGTCGCCATTTGGCGGTCGTATAACAGTTTCATCACGCTCAGAGGCCGTCGGACCCAGTATATTGGGCAACGGGGCATTCATAATGCTCGCATCCTGTGTGCAGGCGGTTAAGTGCTCCAACAGACTGGTGAAAGTGGGTCGATCCTCGGGCGTGGGATTCCAACAGTCGGCCATGATCTTGTAAATGGACACGGGACATTCGGTCGGTGAGCCAAGACGTCCACCGCGCACCACCAACTCCATGACCTGTGTATTATGCTGGCCGGGATATGGCGAACGGCCCAAGCTGAACACCTCCCACAACAGTATGCCAAAGGACCAGACATCCGTTTTCGATGTGAATATGCCATCGAGGAAAGCCTCCGGCGGCATCCATTTGATGGGCAGCATAGCCTTGCCGCCTTTGCGATAATAATCCGATCGGTATATGTCCCGGGACATGCCAAAGTCAGCTATTTTCACCACACGACCTGGTCCCTTGCTGCTCAGCAGACAGTTGCGAGCGGCAATGTCGCGATGAATGAACCGCTTGCTCTCCATGTAGCGACAGCCCTTGGCCACATCAAGGGCGCAGAATAGCAGATCCTTCATGGTTAACAGCGAGGGTCGTTCGGGCGTATTGCGATTTTCGCGCAGAAACTTTTGCAGATCACCGCCGGCGAGCAGCTCTAGGACAATATAGTAGGGCTGACGATCGAAGCAGACGCCGATTAGATGCACCATATTCGGATGATTAAACTTGGCCATAATTGCGGCTTCCTTAAGGAAATCCTCCTCCTTCTCACGCTTGGGATCCTCACGCAGTGTCTTCACAGCCACTGGCATTTCTACAGCATCGCCATCGCGATGGCGATATAACGCCAGGTATACCTCACCAAAGGCGCCTTTGCCCAAGGCACTGGGGTAAGATGGGAAAAAGAGGGAAAGTTGAAAGCCAGGTGGTTGCCAGGAAACTGAAGCATACTCACTTGACCAGCTGTAGACTCTCACGTGCCACCTGCGGCAGACTGTTGACATCTATGTGACCATTTAGAATGCCATCGCAGCCATAGTTAGGATTAAAATTGTTCAGATTGGAGTCATCAGCGTTGTGGCGCAGGCGACTTAGCTGCAGATCCTGTTCGACGAGCATCTTGTGGCGCATCTTGGCCTGCTTTTTGCGCTGGTAACGATTGTCTGCATGGAGCGTAAGaagattttatgaaaataactTTTGACGGGGAGGGGCGCCAACTTACATAGCATAAATATGAGTGCAGCTATGCAGATGAAGAGCACGGCCAGGGAGACCATTAGTATGGAGACCAGATACTGGAAGGAAGACTTGCCGGCCTCCTCCTGTCGCTCACAGGCTGTGTTGTTGTCCCGTTTCAGACTCCAGCCATCCGGACAGATGCAACGCACCTTGGACCTAAACTCATCCAGGGCCACGCAACGATAGTCGCAGCCGCAACCCTCAATGGCTGGAATAATGATAATGGCACCTGAGCCGCTGCTGGCGCCCGCATATATCTCGCTGGCATCTCTTAGGCTGCGACTGTTGCTGATGTAAGAGCTGCCACCTTCGCCGTTCGACTCGTTCAGGTACACATCACCGCCCGCGTAGCCGCCTCCGCCGCCACCGGTGTTgcagccaccgccgccgccaccaaaGCCACCCTGGCCATGTCTATGCACCGTGGTGCCGTTGTCAGCCAGCTCCACGTAGCAGGAGTGACCGCCGCGTCCGCCTTGCAGCAGCGCAGCCCCATAGGTGGGACTCAACGCCTGATCCTCTTTGGCGCGCCAGCCGCCGCCGGGTCCGGCGGTTTTCTTGTTTAGCTGCTCACCATGAATCTGACCACTTTCGGGCGCCTGCAATGGCTTGGCCTTCTGGCCATGCTGAAAATCCTCATCTATGTACTGGCCAATGCCCaggccgccgccaccgccggcAACCAGCAGCGGCACCGCCTCGTTTTTGGCTTGGTTGAGCAGAAAGACAAAGgagccaccgccaccgccaccagcGCCATTCTCAATATAAATGTTCTTCACCATGTCCTGCTTGGAGCGAAAACTGTATTGTCCCAGGTCCAGATCATGCTCCGTGCCACAGCCCGCTTCCTTGTGTACTCCCATGGACTTAATACAGGCATTCTCACCCTGCTGGCCAACGAGGAAATAAAGCTCCTCGTTTTTGAGCAGCTCCAGCACCGCGACGGCAACAGAGCCACGAGAACTGCCCACACCTCCAGAGCCCAGGCCACCACTGGCGCCCTTGGCAATAATGCTGCAATGCAACCAGTGAGTTAACCAATTGCAGTTTGGGTAAGAATAAGAAAACTTACGTGTAGTGACCCTCGTTGGGCACCTTCCATTTTTGCATGCCTTTGTAGGTGCTCTGATCCTCCACAACGTGGACTTCGCGCAGCACATGGCTCTGATTCTGCTCCTTGTAGGCGCTTTCGCACTGCGTTTGCGTTGGTCCTATCATGCCTCTTGTGTCGCAAGTTGTCAACTCTAGATCTGTTTTGGTGGTAGATACAAAATATTAGACTAGCtcttcttaaaaaaaaacaagagtgTACTAGTCGGAAGCCCGAGTAGGAGTTAGTATGAATCTAGCGCCAAGGCGTCGTTACGAGAATTGGGGTCATCCTTCTATACATGTACTAACAGGTATTGCCTGGCCTTGCCAGTGGAACATTTTTGCTAAAAAATTTAGACAATACCTTTCCGTTGAAAATTAAAGTCTACCCATCTTCATCCTcaattctatttaaaaatatgttttaagtgCATCGAATGGAGAACCAAGTGTTGATATCAATGATATTCGCCCATGTTAGTGTTGCGGTGAAAAATAAGCATAAGTATTGAAGCATTAGCTTTCGTTTATTATCCTTCCACCCACCCAAGAACGTACCAAATAAATTCTCACACAGCTCTTAGAAAAGGGTTTTAAGGCCGCAGCAAAAAACTTTCATGCAaccgttttttgtttttcatgaaattgttgttgctttgaaAATCGTTGAATCGTATTTCCACCGGAAAAGCTTGGATTCT
This window harbors:
- the Alk gene encoding tyrosine-protein kinase receptor produces the protein MPRPLVLMLSLVLVLLSGPVWAQRPLLNHTFNSLPMSQHQSNSYNNYNYQGPGKQLRNGRLHEQPQPLPLPTLPGLAQPVHVYDDYEGEASAGTFGSRPPPGSRRDTRRRLNLSHVGAGGAPRPERGNGQRGIESLRKELMKPSVGGPGGGISGSSAGYASYSATSSIGKIDGLGGIGSADRYGERLRQPTGAAAMTAGPATGPYSTRFPPLYAGLDSQPIRTYPRKNSISELLKLKKSFNQADEPAGGVTHGNMEGDTDADVDQIDPIQQIKERIRDTAPKPNTYSPHTESTPSTEIEDLLGVKCNFETPCAWIWTENLSDGFQVLSGTELAKKNMTGLLPGPVADSIDDANGHFLYARVQPTTKQLNLTSPSFSTTLEKCYLEVYMHQSDMSHGLSRVVVEPLHPQESSWVPAEIQGDNFRSWTHKIFRLGRISRDFRIVFEIVPELKQGQKAHVALDNLRMVNCFPEGTKSEKCSTSQVKCMMNKVPVCIPLPRICDITRDCDDAEDELQSCDKIPYGGRCDFEDDWCGWRDSGRTTLIWSRHTGSSPTHDTGPDGDHTQQHLLNTTGGYYMLVNMNQHINNTEKSSIIGFASNAIMLSKNFNPPPSVHGNPDSPYRNSCVVRFYIHQFGKNPGSINLSVVEMKEKENITTTLWWSSKNQGSDWLRAEYVLPNITSKYYLQFEARMGMRIFSDVAVDDFSLSPECFGLNIPEEHLNGYNYWDVRQNLKSPTHHDFDHTNYLELTTCDTRGMIGPTQTQCESAYKEQNQSHVLREVHVVEDQSTYKGMQKWKVPNEGHYTIIAKGASGGLGSGGVGSSRGSVAVAVLELLKNEELYFLVGQQGENACIKSMGVHKEAGCGTEHDLDLGQYSFRSKQDMVKNIYIENGAGGGGGGSFVFLLNQAKNEAVPLLVAGGGGGLGIGQYIDEDFQHGQKAKPLQAPESGQIHGEQLNKKTAGPGGGWRAKEDQALSPTYGAALLQGGRGGHSCYVELADNGTTVHRHGQGGFGGGGGGCNTGGGGGGYAGGDVYLNESNGEGGSSYISNSRSLRDASEIYAGASSGSGAIIIIPAIEGCGCDYRCVALDEFRSKVRCICPDGWSLKRDNNTACERQEEAGKSSFQYLVSILMVSLAVLFICIAALIFMLYNRYQRKKQAKMRHKMLVEQDLQLSRLRHNADDSNLNNFNPNYGCDGILNGHIDVNSLPQVARESLQLVNALGKGAFGEVYLALYRHRDGDAVEMPVAVKTLREDPKREKEEDFLKEAAIMAKFNHPNMVHLIGVCFDRQPYYIVLELLAGGDLQKFLRENRNTPERPSLLTMKDLLFCALDVAKGCRYMESKRFIHRDIAARNCLLSSKGPGRVVKIADFGMSRDIYRSDYYRKGGKAMLPIKWMPPEAFLDGIFTSKTDVWSFGILLWEVFSLGRSPYPGQHNTQVMELVVRGGRLGSPTECPVSIYKIMADCWNPTPEDRPTFTSLLEHLTACTQDASIMNAPLPNILGPTASERDETVIRPPNGDEFCLAVPDYLVPLPGNGMPHAPGGVGGSYAPTVQRQQNTCTPPAVTSPAAPKPPPMPEHLEGAAALNGGGSDCWETSFILPNSKSDQPLLSAGAITTMASGDSQRNLQAAAAVASMAASATATPILRSPTHSDEAKLISLDTPQPTPTTIQPPLSFASQLDGITLDPAALTKSLTNGGAHNGATGPTGGAAVGVALGVAANGIAKQSYANVQVQLKGEQERECSKLNGSLPTGNGAIINGETAAGGASANDSPFTIQGYAERYKDNNNHSEISC